Proteins from a genomic interval of Patescibacteria group bacterium:
- a CDS encoding NAD-dependent epimerase/dehydratase family protein, translated as MAKILVTGGAGFIGSHLVDALISRKHTVTVVDDLSQGKREYVAKGARFICLRVQDSKMKKIIRDGHFSYIYHLAAQKNLQYSRREPFADAETNILGSLQILQAAKLAKVKKIIFFSTAAVYDPKQKQPVSENARLYPATPYGVSKLAFEQYLRAFEVPHVVLRLSNVFGPRQDGKGEGGVVSIFCEDLVQDRPPRIHNSGAQTRDFIFVSDVVRAAIAALHPKAQGVYNVSSAKETSIRELCATLLTITKSNYQPLRGSIIPEQRRSALTNNRIRQTLGWFPKTSLLTGLHLTFQWFDQQALIL; from the coding sequence ATGGCGAAGATTCTTGTAACTGGTGGGGCTGGATTCATTGGCTCACATTTGGTGGATGCGCTGATTTCACGGAAGCATACGGTGACCGTCGTTGACGATTTAAGCCAAGGGAAAAGGGAGTATGTTGCGAAAGGTGCACGTTTCATTTGCCTACGCGTTCAAGATTCGAAAATGAAGAAGATTATTCGTGATGGGCATTTTTCGTATATCTACCACCTTGCTGCGCAGAAAAATTTGCAATATTCAAGACGTGAACCATTTGCAGATGCGGAAACAAACATTTTAGGAAGTTTGCAAATCCTCCAAGCTGCAAAATTGGCAAAGGTGAAAAAAATTATTTTTTTCTCAACCGCTGCGGTCTATGACCCAAAACAAAAGCAACCAGTTTCTGAAAATGCACGTCTTTATCCTGCAACGCCTTATGGGGTAAGTAAGCTAGCGTTTGAACAGTATTTGCGTGCGTTTGAGGTACCTCACGTCGTCTTACGACTCTCAAATGTTTTTGGCCCAAGACAAGATGGCAAAGGCGAAGGCGGGGTTGTAAGCATTTTTTGTGAAGATCTTGTTCAAGATCGTCCACCTCGTATTCACAATTCTGGTGCACAAACTCGAGATTTTATTTTTGTTAGCGATGTCGTACGGGCTGCGATTGCAGCGCTACACCCAAAAGCTCAAGGTGTCTACAATGTGAGTAGTGCTAAAGAGACATCCATTCGTGAGTTGTGTGCAACATTGCTTACAATCACTAAAAGTAATTATCAACCACTACGAGGCAGCATTATCCCTGAGCAAAGACGGAGCGCGTTGACGAATAATCGCATTCGGCAAACGTTAGGTTGGTTCCCGAAAACTTCACTTTTGACTGGGCTTCACCTCACTTTTCAATGGTTTGATCAACAAGCTTTAATACTATGA